The genome window GAGTTTATTATCATAACAATTTACCAGTGCAGGTGCTCTTTGAGGTAGGGATCACTTGGACCAGGAACATCCGGGTCAGTCATGATCTGCAAAACAAAATTTACTTAATAGTTGAAAAAATCATCATAATTATTCTCATGAATCATGATATATAAATGTGAAATTCATGTACCAGAGTAAAGAAGGATCGCATATCACCACCAAGGACCGCGACTTTAGGCTTGATGCTCACCGAAGAAGGAAAGAGTTCATGGCCATTATAGACATGCTTCTTGGAATTATAGATAACATTCATTTTGACATTGCTTGGACACACAAAATCCACAACATCTCCCACCACTCTGCCTATTCTAAGAGGATCAGCTGAGACTGCAGATGCCATAATAAATAAAGAAACTAAAGAAAGaagattaaaatttgatgaaaaagtaGAGATCCAAGAGGCCTTATTTATAGTGGTGAAAAGCACCATGCAAATTCGAAATCTAAGAATAAGAGGCAAATCAAGAAATGATAGGTTTTCTATTTTCTCCCTGTGTGAAGATTCGATGACCAATGTTTTGAGCATAGTACTATCTAGGCTAGGCAAGggaatataaagaaaataatggCCGCATGTTGTATGCAAAAGCAGGAAGAAGTGATTGGACATGGAACTGTGGATCTCTGTTTGTGTTCTTTTGAATTATTTACGTAAGAACTTGCAGGCAAACAGTACGTAGTACTGTATAATACTTGCTCGGAAGGAATAAGATTGAGGAAGAATGAACCAAAATTTGTGGGGGCTCATCCTCATGTACattaataaaatgtattttttttatttattctaattgcaggtactccctccgtcacaGCAGGTGTTTACCTTCACTGCTTTCATGCATTTTCGCGATCCTATAAAGATTAAacaccaaatttttattcagaaaaataaaattttacaaaaaatatgatattactattttataaaaatttcaaaatacttatgtgtcaaaaaataattaacgc of Daucus carota subsp. sativus chromosome 3, DH1 v3.0, whole genome shotgun sequence contains these proteins:
- the LOC108213345 gene encoding CEN-like protein 2, translating into MSNHFFLLLHTTCGHYFLYIPLPSLDSTMLKTLVIESSHREKIENLSFLDLPLILRFRICMVLFTTINKASWISTFSSNFNLLSLVSLFIMASAVSADPLRIGRVVGDVVDFVCPSNVKMNVIYNSKKHVYNGHELFPSSVSIKPKVAVLGGDMRSFFTLIMTDPDVPGPSDPYLKEHLHWMVTDIPGTTNASFGREVVSYEIPRPNIGIHRFVFLLFKQTRRQTVMSIPMMRDGFSTRRFADENDLGSPVAAVFFNCQRETAARRR